The Proteus vulgaris genome has a segment encoding these proteins:
- the papA gene encoding fimbrial subunit, with protein sequence MNKLIYLLLPLCSLSIYSYAGGSLDISFMGNLVSTGCKLPESPYNLEVQLNKISSKYLYEYGRSQPVNFSIPIVDCYISDLNKTISIKLNSNTLVTDKGISYLKTEGSSNVLLGLLDNNDAVIKFNEKIDMARVLATGQNEQNLLNFKVYARPPVTGDLKEGAFSSTITFNIDYQ encoded by the coding sequence ATGAATAAGTTGATTTATCTATTATTGCCACTATGTAGCCTATCCATTTATAGCTATGCAGGTGGTTCATTAGATATTTCTTTTATGGGAAATCTAGTTTCTACAGGATGTAAGCTCCCTGAATCGCCTTATAACTTAGAAGTTCAGCTTAATAAGATTAGTAGCAAATATCTTTATGAATATGGTCGTTCTCAACCTGTTAATTTTTCTATCCCTATCGTTGATTGTTATATAAGTGATTTAAATAAAACGATTTCAATAAAATTAAATAGCAATACTCTTGTGACAGATAAAGGTATTAGTTATTTAAAAACAGAAGGTAGCTCTAATGTTTTATTAGGCCTACTTGATAACAATGATGCAGTTATTAAGTTTAATGAAAAAATTGATATGGCGCGTGTTTTAGCGACAGGTCAAAACGAACAAAACTTATTAAATTTTAAAGTATATGCGCGCCCACCTGTTACAGGGGATTTAAAAGAGGGGGCATTTTCATCTACCATTACATTTAATATTGATTATCAATAG
- the fimD_6 gene encoding fimbrial outer membrane usher protein, with product MKIEKDHYLNKSPLHLLMFGGLFFSFNTSADDYYPPNLLNIEGHSQQVTNEDLSVFRESSIAPGYYHIDFFINKNRIFNREVEFSLMDNAENKKNLVPLLTADEWYQAGVDIPSELIKKDEKFINISLIEHTVSTLDLNRNQYVLTLPQKYINENRRQLNEVNNWDPGIPATLVNYSFSSFNHRSNGETNDSYYGNIQSQINFDAWRFYNYSTWTRNENGKNKWNTLSNVLSRDIYSLKSELQIGDLYSSSQLFDSVKYRGLKLMTDRLMTPYQNRTYAPSVVGIANSESIITITQNGQVIYKKSVPAGPFNIIDYSPMSSGGNLYINVKESDGSEKNFIVPFSSIASLERKGEMRYSFSTGKYDSHNSGDGTYLTQAEAYYGLTDYVTLYSGLLVAEKYQSFGLGSGINFGSYGAITADWLYAKSTVNHDNSLNGNAFRVNYSKKY from the coding sequence ATGAAAATAGAAAAGGATCATTATTTAAATAAATCTCCACTCCATTTATTAATGTTTGGAGGTTTATTTTTCTCATTTAATACTTCAGCGGATGATTATTACCCACCTAATCTATTGAATATTGAAGGTCATTCACAACAGGTAACAAATGAAGACCTTAGTGTATTTAGAGAATCTTCTATTGCACCAGGTTATTACCATATTGATTTTTTTATTAATAAAAATCGTATTTTTAATCGTGAAGTTGAATTTTCGTTAATGGATAACGCAGAAAATAAAAAAAACCTAGTACCTTTACTAACAGCTGATGAGTGGTATCAAGCTGGTGTTGATATTCCTAGTGAATTAATTAAAAAAGATGAAAAATTTATTAATATTAGCCTTATTGAACACACTGTTAGCACGCTAGATTTAAATAGAAACCAGTATGTACTAACTTTACCGCAAAAATATATTAACGAAAATAGACGTCAACTAAACGAAGTTAATAACTGGGACCCCGGTATTCCTGCGACTTTAGTTAACTATTCATTTTCATCATTCAATCATCGCAGTAATGGTGAAACCAACGATAGTTACTATGGTAATATCCAAAGTCAAATTAACTTTGATGCATGGCGTTTTTATAATTATTCAACATGGACGAGAAATGAAAATGGTAAGAATAAATGGAATACATTAAGTAACGTCCTTTCTAGAGATATTTATTCCCTAAAAAGTGAATTACAAATAGGTGATCTTTATAGTTCATCCCAATTATTTGACTCTGTTAAATATCGCGGATTGAAGTTAATGACAGATCGCCTAATGACACCTTACCAAAATAGAACCTATGCCCCTAGTGTTGTCGGTATTGCCAACTCTGAATCTATCATTACCATTACACAAAATGGGCAAGTTATCTACAAAAAGAGTGTACCAGCAGGACCTTTTAATATTATTGATTATTCTCCAATGAGTAGCGGAGGAAATCTATATATTAATGTAAAAGAGTCTGATGGTTCAGAAAAAAATTTCATTGTACCTTTTTCTTCTATTGCTAGCTTAGAACGAAAAGGTGAAATGAGATATAGTTTTTCAACAGGGAAATACGATAGCCATAATAGCGGTGATGGTACCTATTTAACTCAGGCCGAAGCTTATTACGGTTTAACCGATTATGTCACCCTTTATAGTGGTTTACTTGTTGCTGAAAAATATCAATCTTTTGGTTTAGGAAGTGGGATTAACTTTGGAAGTTATGGCGCTATTACAGCGGATTGGCTTTATGCAAAATCAACAGTTAATCATGATAACTCTTTAAATGGTAATGCTTTTAGAGTTAATTATTCAAAAAAATATTGA
- a CDS encoding P pilus assembly protein, pilin FimA has product MTNAKKRTNNLLFLTFILGLSSVSFYSHADGCVNNGGIKHGTMDSRGNVINLSGVIKVNQEIGRFTFVRDGGNIPVADCSPNSEVYAYVTYSEGSGIKATYYMDIDGKPAYYIVPNGPAVKRDDYVYVLYDNKTGLPFRSQPGQEIPVDDDHLYPIDATVIVYSTKENPKEADFRTQYLGSILVNRFNSGGGTTAVGFSYRLSVKINSAPTSCSAENTNLVMNLPRISTSAFPKIGFPTEQAYAEDHLKINCTGNVSAKIKLMANNIASYEGQGSVIKADNEGGRDNAEGIGFVVSSPLSNDTRLVNNQFVKLADLANGSTSVPLKAEYFRYGDDVKPGKVNASANFVLEFN; this is encoded by the coding sequence ATGACTAATGCAAAAAAGAGAACCAATAATTTATTATTTCTTACTTTTATACTTGGCTTATCTTCTGTTTCTTTTTATAGCCATGCTGATGGCTGTGTAAATAACGGGGGAATTAAACATGGCACAATGGATTCTCGAGGAAATGTTATTAACCTCAGTGGTGTCATTAAGGTTAATCAAGAAATAGGTCGATTTACTTTTGTTCGTGATGGTGGAAATATACCCGTTGCAGACTGCTCTCCAAATTCCGAAGTTTATGCTTATGTCACTTATAGTGAAGGTAGTGGTATTAAAGCGACCTATTATATGGATATCGATGGTAAACCTGCTTATTACATCGTCCCTAATGGCCCTGCAGTAAAAAGGGATGATTATGTTTATGTTTTATATGACAATAAAACGGGATTACCATTTAGAAGCCAGCCAGGACAAGAGATCCCTGTCGATGACGATCATCTTTATCCTATCGATGCAACGGTGATTGTCTACTCAACTAAAGAGAATCCCAAAGAGGCTGACTTTAGAACCCAATACCTCGGTTCAATATTAGTTAACCGTTTTAATTCTGGTGGAGGGACGACAGCTGTTGGCTTTAGTTATCGTTTATCTGTTAAAATAAATAGCGCTCCAACCTCATGCAGTGCAGAAAATACCAATCTTGTTATGAACCTTCCTAGAATATCAACTTCTGCATTTCCTAAAATAGGTTTTCCCACTGAACAGGCTTATGCTGAAGATCATCTAAAAATCAATTGCACTGGTAACGTTTCTGCCAAAATAAAACTTATGGCAAATAATATTGCAAGTTATGAAGGACAAGGATCCGTAATTAAAGCAGATAATGAAGGTGGTCGTGATAATGCTGAAGGCATTGGTTTTGTTGTCTCATCACCATTAAGTAATGATACACGTTTAGTGAATAATCAATTTGTTAAACTGGCAGATTTAGCCAATGGCTCCACTAGCGTACCATTGAAAGCAGAGTATTTTCGTTATGGCGATGATGTAAAACCAGGTAAAGTAAATGCGTCAGCCAACTTTGTACTTGAATTTAATTAA
- the fimA_2 gene encoding fimbrial subunit, translating into MTISTKKLFPITLLISTMMASASVLAVETQTGTLSFKGLIYSSSCIIDINDTNSPNANVLMGRYPTSAFDGKDSEVGGENGNGKIEITLEQCPPVGKVTLKLDGKADSSSDQILALDNPTSSETAKNVGIRIYNTKDMSKALVINGSKTESIDVEGADTTWNAEFVAKYISTADTVSPGQADATLNYTITYQ; encoded by the coding sequence ATGACTATTTCAACAAAAAAACTTTTTCCAATCACTTTGCTTATTTCAACAATGATGGCAAGCGCTAGTGTATTAGCAGTTGAAACACAAACAGGAACTTTAAGTTTTAAAGGCTTAATTTATTCTTCTTCTTGCATTATCGATATTAACGACACTAATTCGCCGAATGCAAACGTATTAATGGGCCGTTATCCGACTAGTGCATTTGATGGAAAAGATTCTGAAGTGGGTGGTGAAAATGGGAATGGCAAAATTGAAATTACTTTAGAACAATGCCCACCAGTAGGAAAAGTAACACTAAAACTCGATGGCAAAGCCGATAGTAGCTCCGATCAAATTTTAGCATTAGATAACCCAACCAGTTCAGAGACCGCTAAAAACGTAGGTATTCGTATTTATAACACCAAAGATATGAGTAAGGCATTGGTTATTAATGGAAGCAAAACGGAATCCATTGACGTTGAAGGTGCTGATACAACTTGGAATGCAGAGTTTGTCGCTAAATATATCAGCACGGCAGACACCGTTAGCCCTGGTCAAGCAGACGCGACACTAAACTATACCATTACTTATCAATAA
- a CDS encoding fimbrial adhesin: MKNCLSLINKKILIYLGATISISLFSPLNYAANYPSVYIDTIQNPSDGYTINLSASNVQISKTPTIASNGDFFYQVGPTFKVNKGVKGQVQSSGMVNCMGSYVKQFPEGTRIRGDNHLHRIFVYSPQMPYTLNGLPVFQLSYNTFVTIVPPDDILNKWNTIRKNARFCNPTSAMLRDYFTKGKNKNYSIDKFYYQFPFEISVFIRKRNIDGITIIPSSDFAGYARAWTNIADTSLAFSSLPQSMPISSTTAPMRLIGATLISPAECRTDVGYNLVINHGVLNAEKYESRVVRPINFSCDHVVPTPVEFELLYTKDGDPQQRLPLKVDGTNKTIYSKIQMIDAETGNRGQRFTSRVGQYKQIQIESILKGTNASGGNYSGTAVLIAAYP; encoded by the coding sequence ATGAAAAATTGTTTATCATTAATAAATAAAAAGATATTAATTTATTTAGGGGCTACGATTAGCATCAGTTTATTCTCTCCGTTAAATTATGCAGCTAATTATCCATCTGTTTATATTGATACAATTCAGAATCCCTCAGATGGATATACAATTAACCTTTCGGCTAGTAATGTTCAAATTTCTAAAACACCCACAATTGCATCAAATGGTGACTTTTTTTATCAAGTAGGGCCAACATTCAAAGTAAATAAAGGTGTCAAAGGGCAAGTACAGTCCAGCGGGATGGTTAACTGTATGGGGAGTTATGTAAAACAATTTCCAGAGGGAACTAGAATAAGAGGAGATAATCATCTTCATCGTATATTTGTTTATTCTCCTCAAATGCCTTATACACTAAATGGATTACCTGTTTTCCAGCTTAGTTATAATACGTTTGTTACAATTGTTCCACCTGATGATATTTTAAATAAATGGAACACAATAAGAAAAAATGCACGGTTTTGTAATCCAACATCAGCCATGCTTAGAGACTATTTTACAAAAGGGAAAAATAAAAATTACTCTATTGATAAGTTTTATTATCAATTTCCTTTCGAAATTTCAGTTTTTATAAGAAAAAGAAATATCGATGGGATAACTATTATTCCAAGTTCAGATTTTGCAGGATATGCGAGGGCATGGACGAATATAGCCGATACATCATTGGCATTTAGTTCATTACCTCAATCCATGCCAATTAGCAGTACAACAGCACCAATGAGGTTGATTGGGGCTACCTTGATATCACCTGCAGAATGTCGAACTGATGTGGGTTATAACTTGGTTATTAATCACGGTGTATTAAATGCTGAAAAGTATGAAAGCCGAGTTGTTAGACCGATTAATTTCTCTTGTGATCACGTTGTTCCAACCCCTGTTGAATTTGAGCTACTTTATACAAAAGATGGCGATCCACAACAGCGATTACCTTTGAAAGTGGATGGCACAAATAAAACTATTTATAGCAAAATTCAAATGATTGATGCGGAGACAGGTAATCGAGGGCAGAGATTCACTTCTCGGGTGGGGCAATATAAACAGATCCAAATAGAAAGTATATTAAAAGGAACAAATGCCAGTGGAGGTAATTATAGTGGTACTGCTGTGTTAATTGCCGCGTATCCTTAA
- the fhlA_2 gene encoding formate hydrogenlyase transcriptional activator, with the protein MHSLLSTLQDEMSKYTDAIAGITGTDVEIIDNNLIRIAGTGRYRYMLNQDVSNNGHIYRHVLQVQKTILIEDPKENSLCQLCQNRLTCTEELDLNAPIFLNNQVIGVIGIICSNREQKMFLMKQKQAFITFIEQFSGMISSRIFECLERLREQERFGTFRNLIDVMDRGVIAIDSQGKIWHANLSALRFFDCELIGQSLDIDMTGDILYGDEEAWLILNQQRYHVLCKKITFSSVDNDQLTMVIFHDARDYMTQVNTLSVDENPHSPLIGNSQKMFQLKNMLSKVAVSHASVLITGESGSGKEVVAYTIHQQSLRTKQPFITINCAAIPEQLLESELFGYVRGAFSGADPKGRIGKFELAHGGSLFLDEIGDMPLHLQAKLLRVLQEKSITRVGSNNTINIDVRIIAATNKDLRDMVNKGQFREDLFYRLNVVPIHVPALRDHREDIAELAQFFADDLALTYQRPATKIPNSIINYLYSYDWSGNIRELRNVIEYMYVMQGDTLDLNLSHLPPYLLETAETINNKNEYLLEPMVENIKNNDKQSQLNKEKDNLKIKRHRLEYQTIIQVLDKTGYTLDGKKKAAKMLGISIATLYRRINKA; encoded by the coding sequence ATGCACTCGTTACTTAGTACCCTACAAGATGAAATGAGTAAATATACCGATGCTATTGCTGGCATCACAGGCACCGATGTTGAAATTATTGACAACAACTTAATTCGTATTGCGGGTACGGGCCGCTACCGTTATATGCTCAATCAAGATGTCTCTAACAATGGGCATATTTATCGCCATGTATTACAGGTACAGAAAACCATATTAATTGAAGATCCTAAAGAAAATAGCCTCTGTCAATTGTGCCAAAACCGCTTAACTTGTACTGAAGAGCTTGATCTTAATGCTCCTATTTTTCTGAATAACCAAGTTATTGGTGTAATTGGAATTATCTGTTCTAACCGAGAACAAAAAATGTTTTTGATGAAACAAAAACAAGCTTTTATCACCTTCATCGAACAATTTTCAGGGATGATTTCAAGCCGTATTTTTGAATGCCTTGAAAGGCTTAGAGAGCAAGAGCGATTCGGTACTTTTCGAAATTTGATTGATGTAATGGATAGAGGTGTTATTGCGATTGATAGCCAAGGTAAAATTTGGCACGCCAACCTTTCTGCTTTACGTTTTTTTGATTGCGAATTAATTGGCCAATCCCTTGATATCGATATGACTGGCGATATCCTTTATGGTGATGAAGAAGCATGGCTAATATTAAACCAACAACGCTATCATGTACTGTGCAAAAAAATCACCTTTTCATCCGTTGATAATGATCAGCTTACCATGGTTATCTTTCATGATGCCCGTGATTATATGACGCAAGTAAATACCCTTTCCGTTGATGAAAATCCCCACTCACCTTTAATTGGTAACTCACAAAAGATGTTCCAATTAAAAAACATGTTAAGCAAAGTAGCCGTTAGCCATGCCAGTGTCCTTATCACCGGAGAAAGTGGATCAGGTAAGGAAGTAGTTGCTTACACTATCCATCAACAAAGCCTACGTACAAAACAACCTTTTATTACTATTAACTGTGCCGCTATCCCAGAACAACTACTAGAAAGTGAGCTTTTTGGTTATGTCCGTGGTGCATTTAGCGGTGCTGATCCTAAGGGACGCATTGGTAAATTTGAATTAGCACATGGCGGTAGCCTATTTCTTGATGAAATTGGGGATATGCCTTTGCATTTACAAGCTAAGCTTTTACGAGTACTTCAAGAAAAAAGCATTACTCGTGTTGGCTCTAATAATACGATCAATATTGATGTACGAATTATTGCCGCCACAAACAAAGATCTGCGTGATATGGTAAATAAAGGGCAATTTCGTGAAGATCTGTTTTATCGCCTTAATGTTGTTCCAATCCATGTTCCTGCATTACGTGATCATCGAGAAGATATTGCTGAACTTGCACAATTTTTTGCGGATGATTTAGCCTTAACCTATCAGCGACCTGCAACGAAGATCCCTAATTCCATCATTAACTATTTATATTCCTATGATTGGTCGGGTAATATCAGAGAGTTACGCAATGTGATTGAATATATGTATGTTATGCAAGGTGATACCCTTGATTTAAACCTCAGCCATCTGCCACCTTATCTATTAGAAACCGCAGAAACGATAAATAACAAAAATGAATATTTATTGGAACCCATGGTAGAGAATATAAAAAATAACGATAAACAATCTCAATTAAATAAAGAAAAAGATAATTTAAAAATAAAAAGACACCGTTTAGAATACCAAACAATCATACAGGTATTAGATAAAACAGGATATACTCTAGATGGAAAGAAAAAAGCAGCCAAAATGTTAGGAATAAGTATTGCTACGCTATACCGCAGAATAAATAAAGCATAA
- the focC_6 gene encoding fimbrial chaperone protein, whose translation MSFKNVFLGLGLLLGTIAPSFAGFGLETTRVIYNEQSNNEGFVAFNTDKDTNYLLQSWIEDLNGKVTQNFVITPPLLKLVAQQKNTLQVTKNITLPNDVESMYWINVKFVAPSNENLENVLRYSMTNKIKLIYRPQSLSHINIENEVKTLKWSLKNGNIVITNNTPFFINIGKIFLNHSEVEDNPGYLSPKSETIIKVNKIQSNQNKIQLIYIDDFGKGVPVDFKL comes from the coding sequence ATGTCTTTCAAAAATGTATTTTTAGGGTTAGGACTACTATTAGGTACCATAGCACCAAGCTTTGCTGGTTTTGGCCTAGAAACGACACGAGTCATTTATAATGAACAAAGCAATAACGAAGGCTTTGTCGCATTTAATACCGATAAAGACACAAATTATTTATTACAATCTTGGATTGAAGATCTTAACGGTAAAGTGACCCAAAATTTTGTTATTACCCCTCCTTTATTAAAACTTGTTGCACAGCAAAAAAATACATTACAAGTCACTAAAAATATTACGCTTCCTAATGATGTCGAATCAATGTATTGGATTAATGTTAAGTTTGTGGCCCCCAGCAATGAGAACTTAGAAAATGTTCTACGTTATTCCATGACAAATAAAATAAAATTAATTTATCGTCCGCAATCACTTAGTCATATTAATATTGAAAACGAAGTAAAAACACTTAAATGGTCATTAAAGAATGGCAATATAGTGATTACTAACAATACGCCTTTTTTCATCAATATTGGAAAGATATTTCTTAATCATAGTGAAGTTGAAGATAATCCAGGTTATTTATCTCCAAAGTCCGAAACAATTATAAAAGTCAATAAAATACAAAGTAATCAAAATAAAATTCAGCTTATTTATATTGATGACTTTGGTAAGGGTGTTCCAGTTGATTTTAAATTATAA
- the fimD_5 gene encoding fimbrial outer membrane usher protein yields MLLELIIQKNIELTNTNVSVVGYRHFDANFLNFNDAMEYKDQEYKTNEGLKNEYTMSISQPLFSNTSSINLNSIIYKYADGKNISSYNVGFNSSINKINYSIYYTYYDGYRYNNNDKNTYDLSMNISIPLTWNENYVWANYAVSTNNNDQTLHTARLSGTYGEKNQASWDIYQGYGNKDINYSGGLNGSYKTSSAIVNAGYSYSKNRQNLNYGLSGALVATQYGAVLTPSLQQTNALILTKDTANIEVINGQSVKTNSRGLAIISGMSPYQKNNISIDTKSIPADTEISNNIISNMIPTKGALILADFDAKKGFKFLLTLETPNNSVIPMGAQADIGQTEKQWVSNFNQLYFVADKPQGDIQVSWKSEGKIYHCHAMYNTNNEISNNGLYILTAECK; encoded by the coding sequence ATGCTTTTAGAGTTAATTATTCAAAAAAATATTGAATTAACTAATACTAATGTCTCTGTAGTAGGTTATCGCCATTTTGATGCTAACTTTCTTAACTTCAATGATGCGATGGAATACAAGGATCAAGAATATAAAACAAATGAGGGATTAAAAAATGAATATACGATGTCAATTAGCCAACCTCTATTTTCAAATACTTCCTCAATAAATTTAAATTCGATCATTTATAAATATGCTGATGGAAAAAATATTAGCTCTTATAACGTTGGATTTAATAGCTCGATAAATAAGATTAATTACAGCATTTATTATACTTATTACGATGGCTATAGATACAATAACAATGATAAAAACACTTACGATTTAAGTATGAATATCAGTATTCCATTAACGTGGAATGAAAACTATGTGTGGGCAAATTATGCTGTCTCAACTAATAATAACGATCAAACCTTACATACAGCACGTTTAAGTGGAACTTATGGTGAGAAAAACCAAGCTAGCTGGGATATTTATCAAGGTTATGGTAATAAAGATATCAACTATAGTGGCGGATTAAACGGTTCTTATAAAACCTCATCAGCGATTGTAAATGCGGGGTACTCATACTCAAAAAATAGACAAAATCTTAATTACGGTCTTAGTGGTGCTTTAGTTGCAACACAATATGGCGCAGTACTTACACCATCATTACAACAGACCAATGCTTTAATTCTCACTAAAGATACTGCTAATATTGAAGTCATTAATGGCCAGTCTGTGAAAACAAATAGTCGTGGTTTAGCGATTATTTCAGGAATGTCACCTTATCAGAAAAATAATATTAGCATTGATACGAAATCTATCCCTGCTGATACTGAAATTAGCAACAATATTATTAGTAATATGATCCCAACAAAAGGCGCATTAATTCTTGCTGATTTTGATGCTAAAAAGGGATTTAAGTTCTTACTCACATTAGAAACCCCCAATAACAGCGTTATTCCTATGGGAGCGCAAGCTGATATTGGACAAACTGAAAAACAATGGGTGTCTAACTTTAATCAACTCTATTTTGTCGCAGATAAACCACAAGGCGATATTCAAGTTTCGTGGAAATCTGAAGGCAAAATATATCATTGCCATGCCATGTATAATACAAATAATGAGATTTCAAACAATGGGTTATATATTTTAACTGCTGAGTGTAAATAA
- the papC_3 gene encoding fimbrial outer membrane usher protein: MENLTFSEQYTKTDGKGRYSHNVGYSGYDEGLSYSMNAGLTHGKDVDSESSFSGYVSKDMSLANLAASASYVPSQYKSLSGTVSGGVTGTSHGLVLHQPAYGDTRLIIETPGISDVPIEGESVKTNTFGLAVIPSVTSFRSSSAAIDVSALPDNYDAIDTMTDVTLTRGAIGYRQMKVIKGYKLFATVNMSDGKHPPFGASIRNKDNVELGIVGDEGIAWVVGVAENEELGVFWGNEKRCAINIPETIDPKTQMLLMPCK, from the coding sequence GTGGAAAACCTTACTTTCTCTGAACAATATACAAAAACAGATGGGAAAGGTCGTTATAGCCACAATGTGGGCTACAGTGGATATGATGAAGGTTTGAGTTACAGCATGAATGCAGGCTTAACACACGGAAAAGACGTTGATTCAGAGTCTTCATTTAGTGGTTATGTCAGTAAAGATATGAGCCTGGCAAACCTAGCGGCAAGCGCAAGTTATGTGCCTAGTCAGTATAAGAGTTTAAGCGGGACAGTTTCAGGGGGGGTAACAGGAACATCTCATGGTTTGGTTCTTCATCAACCGGCTTATGGTGATACTCGCTTAATTATTGAAACACCAGGGATATCAGATGTGCCGATTGAAGGTGAATCAGTAAAAACAAATACATTTGGGTTAGCGGTTATACCAAGTGTGACCAGTTTCCGTAGTTCATCAGCTGCGATTGATGTAAGTGCATTACCTGATAATTATGATGCCATTGATACGATGACCGATGTCACCTTAACAAGAGGGGCAATTGGGTATCGTCAAATGAAAGTAATTAAAGGTTATAAATTATTTGCCACAGTCAATATGAGTGATGGTAAACACCCACCATTTGGAGCAAGTATTCGTAATAAAGATAATGTGGAGTTAGGTATTGTCGGAGATGAAGGTATCGCTTGGGTAGTTGGTGTCGCTGAAAATGAAGAATTGGGTGTCTTCTGGGGAAATGAAAAGCGTTGCGCCATTAATATACCTGAAACTATTGATCCTAAAACTCAAATGCTATTAATGCCATGTAAGTAA
- a CDS encoding fimbrial subunit, with protein sequence MVKGQKELFVNFQNVDVNAIVKTPPKTFDVLIKDCNLNKMMNLYLSPKDNGYFSYNGTDVLATTTAQLGIEFSDITSGKRKINVQRYERITPILSSSNSGKISLSTQLVSNRSGTQLKMGPFTANVSLLVDYN encoded by the coding sequence ATGGTAAAGGGGCAAAAAGAGCTATTTGTTAATTTTCAAAATGTAGATGTTAATGCAATAGTAAAAACACCACCAAAAACCTTTGATGTATTAATTAAAGATTGTAACTTAAATAAAATGATGAATTTATATCTTTCCCCTAAAGATAATGGTTACTTTTCTTATAATGGTACTGATGTATTAGCCACAACAACGGCGCAATTAGGGATTGAATTTTCTGATATTACCAGTGGCAAACGTAAAATTAATGTTCAGCGTTATGAACGTATTACGCCAATTCTTAGTAGTAGTAATTCAGGAAAAATATCACTAAGTACTCAATTGGTATCAAATCGTTCTGGCACACAGCTTAAAATGGGACCTTTTACAGCTAATGTTTCGTTATTAGTTGATTATAATTAG
- the papD_2 gene encoding fimbrial chaperone protein, with protein MKKEFNKTVISTLFISLMGISSVAQSAVTLDRTRVIFPGTEKSINITIRNDNPTLPYLAQTWIDDANEKKLTTGPLIATPPIQRLDPKSSSIVQISTTPSITSLPKDRETVFYYNLREVPPKSEEANVLQIALQSRVKLFYRPAEILSQADSMWFHSVTLTPSAKGYTVNNVTPFYLTVIGLASTQKASETGAFSVVMIPPKSDHEFAVPKTNIPYMTIINDYGGKPTLQFKCEQAKCTVAKEM; from the coding sequence ATGAAAAAAGAATTTAATAAAACTGTTATTTCCACTCTTTTCATCTCATTAATGGGGATCTCTAGTGTTGCTCAAAGCGCAGTAACACTAGATAGAACAAGAGTGATTTTTCCTGGGACAGAAAAGTCGATTAACATTACTATTCGTAATGATAATCCAACGCTTCCTTATTTAGCACAAACATGGATTGATGATGCTAATGAGAAAAAATTAACAACAGGACCATTAATTGCGACACCACCGATCCAGCGTCTAGATCCTAAATCATCAAGTATCGTACAAATTAGTACGACACCTTCTATCACATCATTACCAAAAGATAGAGAGACTGTTTTTTACTATAACTTACGCGAAGTTCCACCTAAATCTGAAGAAGCGAACGTTTTACAAATTGCATTACAAAGTAGAGTAAAACTGTTCTATCGTCCGGCAGAAATTCTGTCTCAAGCAGATAGCATGTGGTTTCATAGTGTGACATTAACGCCGTCAGCGAAAGGGTATACTGTAAATAACGTGACGCCTTTTTATTTAACAGTAATTGGGCTAGCTTCAACACAAAAAGCATCTGAAACAGGCGCTTTTAGTGTTGTGATGATCCCGCCTAAATCAGATCATGAATTCGCTGTGCCTAAAACAAATATTCCCTATATGACCATTATTAATGATTATGGCGGAAAACCAACACTGCAATTTAAGTGTGAACAAGCTAAATGCACTGTAGCAAAAGAAATGTAA